From a single Azospirillum fermentarium genomic region:
- a CDS encoding MerR family transcriptional regulator, with the protein MRSSQVKSATAFRTISEVATDLDVPQHVLRFWETRFPQIRPLKRGGGRRYYRPEDVALLRVIQRLLYKEGYTIRGVQRLLREHRAGLLSLTGGEVDSVDSQEDTVDANALVLDDFSAELPVEAPPDPVFIEPVRSAPPQPAIAPDVREELEALLAELKAMKLLMTSLR; encoded by the coding sequence ATGCGTTCCAGTCAGGTAAAATCGGCCACGGCTTTCCGCACGATCAGCGAGGTCGCCACCGACCTGGATGTGCCGCAGCACGTGCTGCGGTTCTGGGAAACCCGTTTCCCACAGATCCGCCCGTTGAAACGCGGGGGCGGGCGGCGCTATTACCGCCCCGAGGATGTGGCGCTTTTGCGGGTCATCCAGCGCTTGCTGTATAAGGAAGGCTATACCATCCGCGGTGTTCAGCGGCTGCTGCGCGAACACCGGGCCGGGCTTCTGTCCCTGACCGGCGGGGAGGTGGACAGCGTGGATTCGCAAGAGGATACCGTGGACGCGAACGCTTTGGTGCTTGACGATTTTTCCGCGGAGCTGCCGGTGGAAGCGCCGCCGGACCCCGTGTTCATCGAGCCGGTGCGCTCGGCCCCGCCCCAGCCGGCCATCGCCCCCGACGTGCGGGAGGAGCTGGAGGCGCTGCTGGCCGAGCTGAAGGCCATGAAGCTGCTCATGACGTCGCTGCGCTGA
- a CDS encoding YqaA family protein, with the protein MADAAAYAGLFLLSFVAATLLPAQSEIALGTLHHTGGYPAVPLLLAATGGNVLGSLMNWWLGRYLLHFQNRRWFPVGPAQMERATRWFQRFGVWSLLLAWLPVVGDPLTLVAGVLRVPLPWFLLLVTAGKAARYAVILSAV; encoded by the coding sequence ATGGCCGACGCAGCCGCCTATGCCGGGCTGTTCCTTCTATCCTTCGTGGCGGCAACCCTGCTGCCGGCGCAATCGGAAATCGCCTTGGGCACCCTTCATCACACGGGCGGCTATCCGGCGGTGCCGCTCCTGCTGGCGGCCACGGGCGGCAACGTCCTGGGATCTCTGATGAATTGGTGGCTGGGCCGGTATCTGCTGCATTTCCAGAACCGGCGCTGGTTCCCCGTCGGCCCCGCACAGATGGAACGGGCGACCCGCTGGTTCCAGCGGTTCGGGGTGTGGTCGCTGCTGCTGGCGTGGCTGCCCGTGGTGGGCGACCCGCTGACGCTGGTGGCCGGCGTTCTGCGGGTGCCGCTGCCGTGGTTTCTGCTGCTGGTGACGGCGGGCAAGGCCGCCCGCTACGCCGTGATCCTGAGTGCCGTGTGA
- a CDS encoding PAS domain-containing sensor histidine kinase yields MAFAGLARFDGDGCLVWANPDFGGVLGCGGAVRAGMPLGDVLGAVDQDRARAMAAPDVLAALTAGETAVLYGAAMATGSAALSLARGEGGETLLTAVPLPAGALCTSAFCTDPNHRHGPALETAQSAIMEAIAFPLVVSRVSDGLVLAGNQPAAAMFGIPLAEAVGRVTTWEFYSDPDERSRLIARLKEGGGQFDGFETQVRSRGGREAWVMLSARQLLYCGEAAVLVCVTDLTERRRMEKDLAAQWKLSQAVLEGLSQGVLAFDRDRRLTAWNGRALDLLGLSRADVAFRMALPRLAEQVTGAGRFAAPDVLGLLGQGGGDGAPRVFEPAGGGGLVMETVARGLPDGGCVITCTDITSHKRAERELRDSRALFEQAIRAARDGISQWDLKSGEVWFSPQWWSLLGYGEDEAVNSIERWAELILPEDRDVSLRAAADFAAGLIEDCQLIQRYRHRGGHTVYLYSRSIKVADDGGQTVKLIGSHTDITERIRAEDTARIAREQAEQALKSLKEAQAHLIQSEKMAALGSLVAGVAHEINTPIGIALTGASLLAERTDAIRRAFAVNQLRRPDFAEYLETAEEATQLMMLNIDRAAQLIQSFKQMAVDQASEERRVFHLADYIQEVLRSLSVRLKRASHAITVECPPDLVLDSYPGALSQILTNFIMNSLIHGYQPGQTGHLSIAVTGSEEEEEVTLRYADDGRGIPAELQDKVFEPFFTTNRGAGGSGLGLNIIYNIATRTLRGRIALHSAPGQGTAFTLRFPRCIPAG; encoded by the coding sequence ATGGCGTTTGCCGGATTGGCCCGCTTCGATGGCGATGGCTGTCTGGTCTGGGCAAACCCGGATTTCGGGGGGGTGCTGGGGTGCGGCGGGGCCGTGCGCGCCGGCATGCCCCTGGGCGACGTTCTGGGCGCGGTGGACCAGGACCGGGCGCGGGCCATGGCCGCCCCCGATGTGCTGGCGGCGCTGACGGCGGGGGAAACCGCCGTCCTTTACGGTGCGGCCATGGCCACCGGCAGCGCTGCCCTGTCGCTGGCCCGCGGGGAAGGGGGGGAAACGCTGCTGACGGCGGTGCCGCTGCCCGCGGGCGCCCTGTGCACGTCGGCGTTCTGCACCGATCCCAACCACCGGCATGGGCCGGCGCTGGAAACGGCGCAAAGCGCCATCATGGAGGCGATCGCCTTTCCGTTGGTGGTGTCGCGGGTGTCGGATGGGCTGGTCCTGGCCGGCAACCAGCCGGCGGCGGCCATGTTCGGCATCCCCCTGGCCGAGGCGGTGGGGCGGGTGACCACGTGGGAGTTCTATTCCGACCCCGACGAGCGGTCCCGGCTGATCGCCCGGCTGAAGGAAGGGGGCGGGCAGTTCGACGGATTCGAGACCCAGGTGCGCAGCCGCGGCGGGCGCGAGGCGTGGGTGATGCTGTCGGCCCGCCAACTGCTCTATTGCGGCGAAGCGGCGGTGCTGGTCTGCGTCACCGACCTGACCGAACGCCGCCGCATGGAAAAGGATCTGGCCGCCCAGTGGAAATTGTCCCAGGCGGTGCTGGAAGGCTTGAGTCAGGGGGTGCTGGCCTTCGACCGTGACCGCCGGCTGACGGCGTGGAACGGGCGGGCGCTGGACCTGCTGGGTCTGTCGCGGGCGGATGTGGCGTTCCGCATGGCCCTGCCGCGCCTGGCGGAACAGGTGACGGGGGCCGGGCGCTTTGCCGCCCCCGATGTGCTGGGCCTGCTGGGGCAGGGCGGGGGCGATGGGGCGCCGCGGGTGTTCGAACCGGCGGGCGGCGGCGGGCTGGTGATGGAAACCGTGGCCCGCGGTCTTCCCGACGGCGGGTGCGTCATCACCTGCACCGACATCACCAGCCACAAGCGGGCGGAGCGGGAACTGCGCGACAGCCGTGCCCTGTTCGAACAGGCCATCCGCGCCGCCCGCGACGGCATTTCCCAATGGGATCTGAAAAGCGGGGAGGTGTGGTTCTCCCCCCAATGGTGGTCGCTGCTGGGCTATGGCGAGGACGAGGCGGTCAACAGCATCGAACGCTGGGCCGAGCTCATCCTGCCGGAAGACCGCGACGTGTCGTTGCGCGCCGCCGCCGATTTCGCCGCCGGGCTGATCGAGGATTGCCAGCTCATCCAGCGCTACCGCCATCGGGGGGGACACACGGTCTATCTTTATTCCCGCTCGATCAAGGTGGCGGACGACGGTGGACAGACGGTCAAGCTGATCGGTTCCCACACCGACATCACCGAACGCATCCGTGCGGAGGATACCGCCCGCATCGCCAGAGAACAGGCGGAACAGGCGCTGAAAAGCCTGAAGGAAGCGCAGGCCCATCTGATCCAGTCGGAAAAAATGGCGGCGCTGGGGTCGCTGGTGGCCGGGGTGGCGCACGAGATCAACACGCCCATCGGCATCGCATTGACCGGCGCCTCGCTGCTGGCCGAACGCACCGATGCCATCCGCCGCGCCTTTGCCGTCAACCAGCTCCGCCGTCCCGATTTCGCCGAGTATCTTGAAACGGCGGAGGAGGCGACGCAGCTCATGATGCTGAACATCGACCGGGCGGCCCAACTGATCCAAAGCTTCAAGCAGATGGCGGTGGATCAGGCCAGCGAGGAGCGCCGCGTCTTCCATCTGGCCGACTATATCCAGGAGGTGCTGCGCAGCCTCAGCGTCCGGCTGAAGCGGGCCAGCCACGCCATCACCGTGGAGTGCCCGCCCGATCTGGTGCTGGACAGCTATCCCGGCGCGCTCAGCCAGATCCTGACCAATTTCATCATGAATTCGCTGATCCACGGTTACCAGCCGGGGCAGACCGGGCACCTGTCCATCGCCGTCACCGGCAGCGAGGAGGAGGAGGAGGTGACCCTGCGCTACGCCGACGACGGCCGCGGCATCCCGGCGGAGCTGCAGGACAAGGTGTTCGAACCCTTCTTCACCACCAACCGCGGGGCGGGGGGCAGCGGGCTGGGGTTGAATATCATCTACAATATCGCAACCAGAACCCTGCGGGGGCGGATCGCGCTGCACAGCGCGCCGGGGCAGGGCACGGCCTTTACCCTGCGCTTTCCCCGCTGCATTCCGGCGGGGTAA
- the dmeF gene encoding CDF family Co(II)/Ni(II) efflux transporter DmeF, whose protein sequence is MHTQSLAPWTHDHSFGQDARRPAERRAFLVMVVTAVMMVGEIVAGMAFGSMALLADGIHMATHAGALALTAFAYAYARTRANDRRFSFGTGKVNALAGFTNAVLLAAVALFMAVESVERLLDPRPIDFGPAIAIAVLGLAVNLVCAFLLTGGHEHGHHGHHAHHDHHGHDHHAHHHHGHEEDANLKAAVMHVIADALTSVLAIVALLAGLYLGWNWLDPVMGVLGAVLVGRWAYGLIGGSARVLLDFQAPPDTADSVRAALEADGDTRVADLHIWSVGPGVYTLVASVVAHAPQPPEAYKARLPHSLSIVHPVIEVRQCTGGACGA, encoded by the coding sequence ATGCACACCCAGTCCCTCGCCCCCTGGACCCACGACCACAGCTTCGGCCAGGACGCCCGGCGCCCGGCGGAACGGCGGGCGTTTCTGGTCATGGTGGTCACCGCCGTGATGATGGTGGGGGAAATCGTGGCCGGGATGGCCTTCGGCTCCATGGCATTGCTGGCCGACGGCATCCATATGGCGACCCACGCGGGCGCGCTGGCGCTGACCGCCTTTGCCTATGCCTATGCCCGCACCCGTGCCAACGACCGGCGGTTCAGCTTCGGCACCGGCAAGGTGAACGCGCTGGCGGGCTTCACCAACGCCGTGCTGCTGGCGGCGGTGGCGCTGTTCATGGCGGTGGAATCGGTGGAGCGGCTGCTCGATCCCCGCCCCATCGACTTCGGCCCGGCCATCGCCATCGCCGTGCTGGGGCTGGCGGTCAATCTGGTCTGCGCCTTCCTGCTGACCGGCGGGCACGAGCATGGCCATCACGGCCACCACGCGCACCACGATCACCATGGGCACGACCATCACGCCCATCACCATCACGGGCATGAGGAGGATGCGAACCTCAAGGCGGCGGTGATGCATGTCATCGCCGACGCCCTGACCTCGGTCCTGGCGATCGTGGCCCTGCTGGCCGGGCTGTATCTGGGGTGGAACTGGCTCGACCCGGTGATGGGCGTGCTGGGGGCGGTGCTGGTGGGGCGCTGGGCCTATGGGCTGATCGGCGGATCGGCGCGGGTGCTCCTGGACTTCCAGGCCCCGCCCGACACCGCCGACAGCGTGCGGGCCGCACTGGAAGCCGATGGCGACACGCGGGTCGCCGACCTGCACATCTGGTCGGTGGGGCCGGGGGTCTACACGCTGGTGGCCTCGGTCGTCGCCCACGCCCCCCAGCCGCCGGAGGCGTACAAGGCCCGTCTGCCCCACAGCCTGTCCATCGTCCACCCGGTCATCGAAGTGCGGCAATGCACGGGGGGCGCATGCGGCGCCTGA
- a CDS encoding DUF6134 family protein — MNGRRMTARGQRALMGGLLLGLALAAPAAASAADARTDRYTILKDGDPIGTEDIRFEPQGDTLKVSVTTTTRVKVLFVNFRYDHKRDEVWRGGTLESVTATTDDDGTPHTLALARGKDGGYTLTVDGKTSALPATTLPLTLWTREVLKRPVLLSVIDGHPYQVRSDSVGSETVTTAGGQAIPTQHHRIGGEVERDLWFAADGRLVKTQFKRSGYDIVYLLK; from the coding sequence ATGAACGGACGGCGCATGACGGCGCGCGGCCAACGCGCGCTGATGGGTGGGCTTTTGCTGGGGCTGGCGCTGGCCGCCCCGGCGGCAGCGTCGGCGGCGGATGCCCGCACCGACCGTTACACCATCCTGAAGGACGGCGACCCCATCGGCACCGAGGACATCCGGTTCGAGCCGCAGGGCGACACGCTGAAGGTGTCGGTCACCACCACCACGCGGGTGAAGGTGCTGTTCGTCAATTTCCGCTACGACCACAAGCGCGACGAGGTGTGGCGCGGCGGCACGCTGGAATCGGTGACCGCCACCACCGACGACGACGGCACCCCCCACACGCTGGCGCTGGCGCGGGGCAAGGACGGCGGCTACACCCTGACCGTGGACGGCAAGACCAGCGCCCTGCCCGCCACCACCCTGCCGCTCACCTTGTGGACGCGCGAGGTGCTGAAACGCCCGGTGCTGCTGAGCGTCATCGACGGCCACCCCTATCAGGTGCGCAGCGATTCCGTGGGCAGCGAGACGGTGACCACCGCCGGCGGACAGGCCATCCCCACCCAGCACCACCGCATCGGCGGCGAGGTGGAGCGCGACCTGTGGTTCGCCGCCGACGGCCGGCTGGTCAAGACCCAGTTCAAGCGCAGCGGCTACGATATCGTCTATCTGCTGAAGTAA
- a CDS encoding SCP2 sterol-binding domain-containing protein, with translation MVDELFQALSGRAPQFRSLNARVKFVLGGPGDTILVDARNTPVTVERADGDADCAIRLTPENLKRLMNGKMDPVLAFTLGKLKVDGSKGLAMKLASLLED, from the coding sequence ATGGTGGATGAGCTGTTTCAGGCGCTGAGCGGGCGTGCCCCCCAGTTCCGCAGCCTGAACGCGCGGGTGAAATTCGTGCTGGGCGGCCCCGGCGACACCATTCTGGTGGACGCCCGCAACACCCCGGTCACGGTGGAACGCGCGGACGGCGACGCCGATTGCGCCATCCGCCTGACGCCGGAAAACCTGAAACGCCTGATGAACGGCAAGATGGACCCGGTGCTGGCGTTCACGCTGGGCAAGCTGAAGGTGGATGGGTCCAAGGGGCTGGCGATGAAGCTGGCCTCGCTGCTGGAGGACTGA
- a CDS encoding long-chain-fatty-acid--CoA ligase, whose amino-acid sequence MTMPTPASCLPSSPDTPRPWLAAYPEGIDWNLDIRPRSLNALFAEAVARFGPRPCLEFLGARTSYAELGRQVDRAAKGFRALGVGPGVKVGLCLPNTPYSVICFFAVLKAGGTVVNYNPLYVERELEHQITDSETDIMVTIDLQLVLPKMVTVLERTRLRTVVVCSLAAALPALKRPLFRLFKRADIAQPPAGDTRFLSFEALIANDGVMTAPAVDPQSTIAVLQYTGGTTGVPKGAMLTHANLTANVAQVRAWFPGVREGQERMLAVLPFFHVFAMTIAMNLALEVGCELILLPRFDTAQVLQTIHKRQPTLVPGVPTMFKALLSAPDVGRYSLRSIRFCISGGAPLPVELKHAFEAATGCILVEGYGLTETSPVSTANPLKGENKAGSIGLPLPGVTVEIRSLDDPSRLAAKGEKGEVVIAGPHVMAGYWKRPDDTAATIQDGFLHTGDVGIMDDDGYIFLLDRLKDLIICGGYNVYPRVIEEAIYQHPDVVAVCAIGLPHEYRGQTPKAFVQVKPGSSLTPDGLRTFLSDRLSKIEMPTEIEFRDELPKTAVGKLSKKELIAEALAQAVRAKGAPVGGSLTNNQ is encoded by the coding sequence ATGACGATGCCCACGCCCGCATCATGCCTGCCGTCATCGCCCGACACGCCGCGGCCCTGGCTGGCGGCGTACCCGGAGGGCATCGACTGGAATCTGGACATCCGCCCGCGGTCGCTGAACGCGCTGTTCGCCGAGGCGGTGGCACGGTTCGGGCCACGCCCGTGCCTGGAATTTCTCGGCGCCCGCACCAGCTACGCCGAGCTTGGCCGGCAGGTGGACCGGGCGGCCAAGGGCTTCCGCGCGCTGGGCGTGGGGCCGGGGGTCAAGGTGGGCCTGTGCCTGCCCAACACCCCCTATTCGGTCATCTGCTTCTTTGCGGTGCTGAAGGCCGGCGGCACGGTGGTCAATTACAACCCCCTCTATGTGGAGCGGGAGCTTGAGCACCAGATCACCGATTCCGAAACCGACATCATGGTCACCATCGACTTGCAGCTCGTGCTGCCCAAGATGGTGACGGTGCTGGAGCGCACCCGGCTGCGCACGGTGGTGGTGTGCTCGCTGGCCGCAGCCCTGCCGGCGCTCAAGCGCCCGCTGTTCCGCCTGTTCAAGCGCGCCGACATCGCCCAGCCGCCGGCGGGCGACACGCGGTTCCTGTCGTTCGAGGCGCTGATTGCCAACGACGGGGTGATGACCGCCCCGGCGGTGGACCCGCAGAGCACCATCGCCGTGCTGCAATACACCGGCGGCACCACCGGCGTGCCCAAGGGCGCCATGCTGACCCACGCCAACCTGACCGCCAACGTGGCGCAGGTGCGCGCCTGGTTCCCCGGCGTGCGCGAGGGGCAGGAACGGATGCTGGCGGTGCTGCCGTTCTTCCACGTCTTCGCCATGACCATCGCCATGAATCTGGCGCTGGAGGTGGGGTGCGAGCTGATCCTGCTGCCGCGGTTCGACACGGCGCAGGTGCTCCAGACCATCCACAAGCGCCAGCCGACGCTGGTGCCCGGCGTGCCCACCATGTTCAAGGCGCTGCTGAGCGCGCCCGACGTGGGGCGCTATTCCCTGCGCTCCATCCGTTTCTGCATTTCCGGCGGCGCACCGCTGCCGGTGGAGCTGAAGCACGCGTTCGAGGCGGCCACCGGCTGCATCCTGGTCGAAGGCTACGGCCTGACCGAAACCTCGCCCGTGTCCACCGCCAACCCGCTGAAGGGGGAGAACAAGGCCGGGTCCATCGGCCTGCCGCTGCCGGGGGTGACGGTGGAGATCCGCTCGCTCGACGATCCCTCCCGCCTGGCCGCCAAGGGCGAGAAGGGGGAGGTGGTCATCGCCGGCCCCCACGTCATGGCCGGCTACTGGAAACGCCCCGACGACACCGCCGCCACCATCCAGGACGGGTTCCTGCACACCGGCGACGTCGGCATCATGGACGACGACGGGTACATCTTCCTGCTGGACCGGTTGAAGGATCTGATCATCTGCGGCGGCTACAACGTCTATCCCCGCGTGATCGAGGAGGCCATCTACCAGCACCCCGACGTGGTGGCGGTGTGCGCCATCGGCCTGCCCCACGAATACCGCGGCCAGACGCCCAAGGCGTTCGTGCAGGTCAAGCCGGGGTCGAGCCTGACGCCCGACGGCTTGCGCACCTTCCTGTCGGACCGGCTGTCCAAGATCGAGATGCCGACCGAGATCGAGTTCCGTGACGAACTGCCCAAGACCGCGGTCGGCAAGCTGTCGAAGAAGGAGTTGATCGCCGAGGCGCTGGCGCAGGCGGTGCGGGCGAAGGGCGCGCCGGTAGGAGGTTCGTTGACGAATAATCAGTAA
- a CDS encoding MerR family transcriptional regulator, whose product MDDLYTVNQLAEELDITPRALRFYEAKGLLTPNRVGNNRVYNKRDRARLKLILRGKRLGFSLSEIKEYLDLYNVDRDNTGQMKLLLGRVRKRLAVLHQQRQDLEATVGELQGIEEQVKTTLQEKGIVVDAG is encoded by the coding sequence ATGGACGATCTGTATACGGTCAATCAGCTTGCCGAAGAGTTGGACATCACGCCGCGCGCGTTGCGTTTTTACGAGGCCAAGGGCCTGCTGACACCGAACCGGGTCGGCAACAACCGGGTCTACAACAAGCGCGACCGGGCGCGGCTGAAGCTGATTCTGCGCGGCAAGCGGCTGGGGTTCTCGCTGTCGGAGATCAAGGAGTATCTGGATCTCTACAACGTGGACCGCGACAACACGGGTCAGATGAAGCTGCTGCTGGGGCGGGTGCGCAAGCGTCTGGCCGTGCTGCACCAGCAGCGCCAGGATCTGGAGGCCACCGTGGGTGAACTCCAGGGCATCGAGGAACAGGTCAAGACCACCTTGCAGGAAAAGGGCATCGTGGTGGACGCGGGCTGA
- a CDS encoding thioesterase family protein, whose protein sequence is MNLLFRVLWVMLAALLGRRLGVMDESRVPLRVLPTDLDLNIHMTNARYLSMMDLGRLDMLIRSGLGRAMLRNRWQTVLGASTIRFRRPLRPFQRFDVVSRVLCWDERWFYIEHRIESGAETAAVAVMQGVFLARGKVIPPADVLGALGAPATSPPVPDHVAAWRPQTLPVERAAA, encoded by the coding sequence ATGAATCTTCTCTTCCGGGTTCTGTGGGTCATGCTGGCCGCCCTGTTGGGGCGGCGGCTGGGGGTGATGGACGAATCGCGCGTGCCGTTGCGCGTTCTTCCCACCGACCTCGACCTCAACATCCATATGACCAACGCCCGCTACCTCAGCATGATGGATCTGGGGCGGCTGGACATGCTGATCCGCAGCGGTCTGGGCCGGGCCATGCTGCGCAACCGCTGGCAGACGGTGCTGGGGGCGTCCACCATCCGGTTCCGCCGGCCCCTGCGTCCCTTCCAGCGGTTCGATGTGGTCAGCCGGGTGCTGTGCTGGGACGAGCGGTGGTTCTACATCGAGCACCGCATCGAAAGCGGCGCGGAAACCGCCGCGGTGGCGGTGATGCAGGGTGTCTTCCTCGCCCGCGGCAAGGTGATCCCGCCCGCCGACGTGCTGGGGGCGCTGGGGGCGCCGGCCACCTCGCCGCCGGTGCCCGACCATGTGGCGGCGTGGCGCCCGCAGACACTGCCCGTGGAACGGGCGGCTGCATAA
- a CDS encoding electron transfer flavoprotein subunit beta/FixA family protein has translation MKILVPVKRVVDYNVKVRVKADGSGVETANVKMSMNPFDEIAVEEAVRLKEAGTATEVIAVSVGPAQAQETLRTALAMGADRAVLVQTDAETQPLAVAKVLKALVDREGPALVVLGKQAIDDDCNQTGQMLAALLGWPQGTFASKVTVADGAVTVVREIDGGLETVNLTLPAVVTADLRLNEPRYASLPNIMKAKKKPLETVTPDALGVDVAPRLTTLKVAEPPKRKAGVKVADVAALVDKLKNDARVL, from the coding sequence ATGAAGATCCTCGTTCCCGTGAAGCGCGTGGTCGATTACAACGTCAAGGTCCGCGTGAAGGCGGACGGGTCGGGCGTTGAAACGGCCAACGTGAAGATGTCGATGAACCCCTTCGACGAAATCGCCGTCGAAGAGGCGGTTCGCCTGAAGGAAGCCGGCACGGCCACCGAGGTGATCGCGGTGTCGGTCGGCCCGGCCCAGGCCCAGGAAACGCTGCGCACGGCGCTGGCCATGGGTGCGGACCGCGCGGTTCTGGTGCAGACCGATGCGGAGACCCAGCCGCTGGCCGTGGCGAAGGTGCTGAAGGCGCTGGTGGACCGGGAAGGTCCGGCGCTGGTGGTTCTGGGCAAGCAGGCGATCGACGACGATTGCAACCAGACGGGCCAGATGCTGGCCGCGCTGCTGGGCTGGCCGCAGGGGACGTTCGCGTCGAAGGTGACGGTGGCGGACGGTGCGGTCACCGTGGTCCGGGAGATCGACGGCGGTCTGGAGACGGTGAACCTGACGCTGCCGGCGGTGGTGACCGCCGACCTGCGCCTGAACGAGCCGCGCTACGCCAGCCTTCCCAACATCATGAAGGCGAAGAAGAAGCCGCTGGAAACCGTCACGCCCGACGCGCTCGGCGTCGATGTGGCGCCGCGGCTGACGACGCTGAAGGTGGCCGAGCCGCCCAAGCGCAAGGCCGGGGTGAAGGTGGCCGACGTGGCCGCCCTGGTGGACAAGCTGAAGAACGACGCCCGCGTTCTGTGA
- a CDS encoding electron transfer flavoprotein subunit alpha/FixB family protein yields the protein MTILVVAEHDGASLKPATLNAVSAAAKIGGDIHVLVAGQGVGPAAAAAATVAGVAKVLKADSADLAHQLPEAVAPLVVALASGYGHILAPATSAGKNLLPRVAALLDVAAVSDITAVVSDDTFERPVYAGNAIATVRSADAVKVIIVRTTAFDPVAAEGGSAAVEDVASPGAAATARFVGQELTKSERPELTQARIVVSGGRGMQSGDNFKLLEALADKLGAAVGASRAAVDAGFVPNDYQVGQTGKIVAPELYIAVGISGAIQHLAGMKDSKVIVAINKDEEAPIFQVADYGLVADLFKAVPDLAEAL from the coding sequence ATGACCATTCTCGTTGTTGCGGAACACGACGGCGCCTCGCTGAAGCCGGCGACGCTGAACGCGGTGTCCGCCGCCGCCAAGATCGGTGGCGACATCCATGTGCTGGTGGCCGGCCAGGGCGTCGGCCCGGCGGCGGCCGCCGCCGCCACGGTGGCCGGCGTCGCCAAGGTGCTGAAGGCGGACTCCGCCGACCTCGCCCACCAGCTGCCCGAAGCGGTGGCCCCGCTGGTGGTGGCTCTGGCCTCCGGCTATGGCCACATCCTGGCCCCGGCGACCTCGGCGGGCAAGAACCTGCTCCCCCGCGTGGCGGCCCTGCTGGACGTGGCGGCGGTGTCGGACATCACCGCGGTGGTGTCGGACGATACCTTCGAGCGCCCGGTCTACGCCGGCAACGCCATTGCCACCGTGCGCTCGGCGGACGCGGTGAAGGTGATCATCGTGCGCACCACCGCCTTCGACCCCGTGGCCGCCGAGGGCGGTTCGGCGGCGGTCGAGGACGTGGCCTCGCCCGGGGCCGCGGCCACCGCCCGCTTCGTCGGCCAGGAACTCACCAAGTCCGAACGCCCCGAACTGACCCAGGCCCGCATCGTCGTGTCCGGCGGGCGCGGCATGCAGTCGGGCGACAATTTCAAGCTCCTCGAAGCCCTGGCCGACAAGCTCGGCGCCGCCGTCGGCGCCTCCCGCGCCGCGGTGGACGCCGGCTTCGTGCCCAACGATTACCAGGTCGGACAAACCGGCAAGATCGTGGCGCCCGAGCTGTACATCGCCGTCGGCATCTCCGGTGCCATCCAGCACCTCGCCGGCATGAAGGACAGCAAGGTCATCGTCGCGATCAACAAGGACGAGGAAGCGCCCATCTTCCAGGTGGCCGATTACGGTCTCGTCGCCGACCTCTTCAAGGCGGTGCCGGACTTGGCGGAGGCGCTGTAA
- a CDS encoding YbaN family protein, with the protein MSLPWPMRGLYLAVGWVMVMLAVAGAVLPVLPTTPFLLAAAWAFAKASPALDRWLHTHPRFGPFLTDWRNHRAIPRRGKVAAVIGMTVSWLVVLLVSGNPVALAASGLCMACVAVYVVTRPSPPDRVPAE; encoded by the coding sequence GTGTCTTTGCCTTGGCCGATGCGGGGGCTCTATCTGGCGGTCGGGTGGGTGATGGTGATGCTGGCGGTGGCCGGGGCCGTGCTGCCGGTGCTGCCGACCACGCCGTTCCTGCTGGCCGCCGCCTGGGCCTTTGCCAAGGCCAGCCCGGCGCTGGACCGCTGGCTGCACACCCACCCCCGTTTCGGCCCGTTCCTGACCGATTGGCGCAATCACCGGGCGATTCCCCGCCGGGGCAAGGTGGCGGCGGTCATCGGCATGACCGTAAGCTGGCTGGTGGTTCTGCTGGTGTCGGGCAATCCGGTGGCGCTTGCCGCCTCGGGCCTGTGCATGGCCTGCGTGGCGGTTTACGTGGTCACCCGGCCCAGCCCCCCCGACCGGGTTCCGGCGGAATAG
- a CDS encoding response regulator produces MTNADLKRVLYVDDDPMLRALVRLLLEKMGGLVVEDGCDPGQVVAQARAFGPDMILLDMNLPGRSGLEVLESLRAEADLRGVPVVFVTAGATTEDAARYRALGAAGVIAKPFSPATFLTRVRALWQGGGG; encoded by the coding sequence ATGACCAACGCCGATCTCAAGCGCGTCCTTTACGTGGACGACGACCCCATGCTGCGGGCGCTGGTGCGCCTGTTGCTGGAAAAAATGGGCGGGCTGGTGGTGGAGGATGGCTGCGACCCCGGACAGGTGGTGGCGCAGGCCCGTGCCTTCGGTCCCGACATGATCCTGCTCGATATGAACCTGCCGGGACGTTCGGGGCTGGAGGTGCTGGAAAGCCTGCGCGCCGAAGCGGATCTGCGGGGTGTGCCGGTGGTCTTCGTCACCGCGGGTGCCACCACGGAGGACGCGGCGCGCTACCGCGCCCTTGGTGCCGCCGGTGTCATCGCCAAGCCCTTCAGCCCCGCCACGTTCCTGACACGGGTGCGCGCCCTGTGGCAGGGCGGCGGGGGTTGA